One Candidatus Poribacteria bacterium DNA segment encodes these proteins:
- a CDS encoding T9SS type A sorting domain-containing protein: MRVKRRCSAVSQYRNPARRILISLSILFINILCLSAEAYIDGPWLWMIASGADIDSDQLAVASEGIVTENLVATYGVNEGDAVGQLQWTRGRILPEVDCLLWRWGCYSDNVNRVINRIGLSNDRGLNYHSAYALINIFSPKARKNVAMGVGSDDSVKVWLNGKVVHVNNVDRGTTGIQDLFRVNLNAGDNLLLVKVSDNLWNWGMFFDIYLAPGDFRTFLPTATLDISLATHLFQKYSAILQDPEIQEVLPDLLSRLQEPEIQALLTPLTINTVAENPDLLAQFGVQEKAISFIKENAGVRVMLRDPDFQTLVQNPNALSEFAALVTGEELAPPEQRPLAADVDGNGVVNILDLVRIATRLGQTGPDPADVNRDGTVNIRDIVLAAALMGEEAAAPSSYAVIEIQRGHLSLQTEDIQLWLTQAQGLDLSDPTLARGMRVLKHLVMLFVPKETALLSNYPNPFNPETWIPYQLAIPADVSISIYAADGKLVRILNLGHQAVGIYHQRGRAAYWDGRNTQGEPVASGVYFYTFTAGEFTATRKMLIRK; encoded by the coding sequence ATGAGGGTAAAAAGGCGATGTTCTGCTGTTTCACAATATAGGAACCCTGCGCGGCGCATTTTGATAAGCCTGTCTATTCTGTTCATAAATATCCTTTGTCTTTCTGCGGAGGCTTATATAGACGGACCCTGGCTGTGGATGATTGCCAGTGGTGCTGATATAGATAGCGATCAGTTAGCTGTCGCGAGTGAGGGAATAGTTACTGAAAATCTCGTTGCTACGTATGGTGTAAATGAAGGGGATGCCGTAGGGCAGTTGCAATGGACACGCGGGCGGATCCTACCAGAAGTCGACTGCTTGTTATGGCGTTGGGGCTGCTATTCAGATAATGTCAACCGTGTTATTAATAGGATAGGGTTGAGCAACGACCGGGGGCTGAATTATCACTCCGCATACGCTTTAATTAATATCTTCTCGCCGAAAGCCCGAAAAAACGTTGCGATGGGTGTCGGAAGCGACGACTCTGTTAAAGTGTGGCTCAATGGTAAAGTAGTTCATGTAAATAACGTGGACAGAGGCACAACCGGCATCCAAGACTTGTTCCGCGTCAACCTAAACGCTGGGGATAACCTTCTACTCGTTAAGGTGAGTGATAATCTATGGAATTGGGGGATGTTTTTCGACATCTATCTTGCGCCTGGTGATTTTAGGACTTTCCTGCCTACCGCGACTTTAGATATTTCGCTTGCCACACACCTATTTCAAAAATACAGTGCGATACTCCAAGATCCAGAGATTCAAGAGGTGCTTCCGGACTTACTGTCACGGCTTCAGGAACCGGAGATACAAGCACTTTTGACCCCACTCACGATAAATACTGTTGCTGAGAACCCAGACCTCCTCGCGCAGTTCGGGGTACAGGAGAAAGCGATAAGTTTCATCAAAGAAAACGCCGGTGTCAGGGTGATGCTCCGGGATCCGGACTTTCAGACCCTTGTGCAAAATCCCAATGCGCTATCAGAATTCGCTGCACTCGTTACGGGTGAAGAACTGGCACCTCCTGAACAACGCCCCTTAGCTGCAGATGTTGATGGCAACGGAGTCGTGAATATCTTGGACCTTGTACGCATTGCCACGCGTTTAGGGCAAACAGGCCCTGATCCTGCGGATGTGAACCGTGATGGCACCGTTAATATTCGTGATATTGTCTTGGCTGCAGCCTTAATGGGCGAGGAGGCAGCTGCACCTTCCTCTTATGCAGTTATAGAGATACAGCGGGGTCATCTGTCCTTACAAACTGAGGACATCCAACTTTGGCTGACCCAAGCCCAAGGACTTGACCTAAGTGATCCAACACTCGCAAGGGGTATGCGCGTGCTAAAGCACCTTGTGATGCTATTCGTACCGAAAGAAACGGCACTTCTGTCCAATTACCCGAATCCTTTTAATCCCGAAACATGGATACCGTATCAACTGGCAATCCCTGCCGATGTTAGCATCTCCATCTATGCTGCAGATGGAAAGTTGGTTCGGATACTCAACTTAGGGCATCAAGCTGTCGGCATCTATCACCAACGTGGTCGTGCAGCATATTGGGATGGCAGAAATACGCAAGGTGAACCTGTGGCAAGCGGTGTCTATTTCTACACGTTTACGGCAGGGGAATTTACTGCGACTCGGAAGATGCTAATAAGGAAATAG
- a CDS encoding DUF1670 domain-containing protein, translating into MTRQNDTAYGIKRLESKNARAAIIQKISADFNLMPIMAEAYYKQIAGYFEQHADVQLTSGQICYEAVAAEEPAGKHIALAKKVSCRLTLNDVQEDFETLANYGLAGLRRHRILRLTKETYDQDALLSYEDLAILLTTSPATIKRDIRALKQEGYFVMTRGTKHDMGPGTSHKTQIIELYFKAYTFTEIEQKTNHSERSVWRYLRDFTQVATLHHQEFPEAQIRLITHFSDRLIREYLSLYAEYQHTERMTELLSPEPAEKKKENL; encoded by the coding sequence ATGACCCGCCAAAACGATACCGCATACGGTATCAAACGTCTCGAATCCAAGAACGCAAGAGCTGCGATTATTCAGAAGATTTCAGCAGATTTTAACCTCATGCCTATCATGGCAGAAGCCTACTATAAGCAGATTGCCGGATACTTTGAGCAGCACGCTGATGTGCAACTGACATCTGGGCAAATCTGTTATGAGGCAGTCGCCGCAGAAGAACCGGCAGGTAAACACATCGCTTTAGCGAAAAAGGTCTCTTGTCGGCTCACTCTCAACGATGTGCAAGAAGACTTTGAAACCTTAGCCAACTATGGTCTCGCAGGACTCAGACGGCACCGCATCCTCCGATTGACCAAAGAAACTTATGACCAAGACGCTTTGCTGAGTTACGAAGATTTAGCCATCTTATTAACCACTTCTCCTGCCACCATCAAGCGCGACATCCGAGCCTTGAAGCAAGAGGGGTATTTCGTCATGACGCGGGGCACCAAACACGACATGGGCCCCGGCACGTCTCATAAGACGCAGATCATTGAGTTGTATTTCAAGGCGTACACCTTCACCGAGATTGAGCAAAAGACGAACCATTCTGAACGTTCGGTCTGGCGGTATTTACGAGACTTCACACAAGTCGCAACGCTCCATCATCAAGAGTTTCCCGAGGCACAGATACGGCTCATCACTCACTTCTCTGACCGACTCATACGGGAGTACCTCTCGCTGTATGCTGAATATCAGCACACCGAGCGCATGACAGAACTCCTTAGCCCTGAACCCGCCGAGAAAAAAAAGGAGAATCTCTGA